A single Saccharolobus shibatae B12 DNA region contains:
- a CDS encoding ATP-binding protein, producing MLMEKGEIIGIVLQKSEANELQGLIRADEEINIGQLLLIDDSEKLSLVRVENYEFLNEFFDERGDIAKSILKEPSIYEILDMNTIIKATLHLIKKYDHNTTPKPGSFVRRLPEIKSEKDLLSFYGIKNKKGLIEYGALAGSEIPLLLDLNAITMHVGVFGETGSGKSYNMRYLIKLLSNIKIGDKITALPMIVIDANGDYIDLASTNLDIVSKGRGWIKRYILKDPKEQNDIKLTIDLSIFTPRELSEFIMSLKYGEASYNTLQLNFLEQVLANHDSKEYNTLLGTAIGIENLRNEILTMAQNKDIGITTSTARGIASALEIFKNKVISRLQLVNSSASLTENTLEVIWRNRGLAIIDFSAEGSPGIDVLTKQLIVSYITRLIFNYLTKSKYNGNQRFLGFVIEEAQNYIPSVDYPVNANLTKDVLVTLATQGRKFGASLILVSQRPAFIDKYVLSMINTFFFHRIYHEDVRYVMSASGGLPESLTRNLTSLETGHIIISGLMSIMKSPALVRIPWDARLGSYAGNVERIDLILSEG from the coding sequence ATGTTGATGGAAAAGGGAGAGATCATAGGAATAGTACTGCAGAAGAGCGAAGCAAATGAATTGCAAGGGCTAATTAGAGCTGACGAAGAAATAAACATAGGGCAATTGTTATTAATTGATGATTCTGAGAAACTTTCGCTAGTCAGGGTTGAGAATTATGAATTTCTGAACGAGTTCTTTGACGAAAGGGGGGATATAGCTAAGTCAATACTAAAAGAACCATCGATATACGAGATTCTAGATATGAATACAATAATAAAGGCTACTTTGCACTTAATAAAAAAATATGATCATAACACTACTCCTAAACCGGGTTCTTTCGTAAGAAGACTACCAGAAATAAAGAGTGAAAAAGACCTACTTTCATTTTATGGTATAAAAAACAAGAAAGGATTAATTGAGTACGGCGCTTTAGCGGGTTCTGAAATACCATTATTATTAGACCTTAATGCGATAACGATGCATGTAGGAGTTTTTGGAGAGACAGGGAGTGGAAAAAGCTATAATATGAGATATTTAATCAAGCTTCTATCCAACATAAAAATAGGAGATAAGATCACAGCCTTACCGATGATTGTAATTGATGCGAATGGAGACTATATAGATTTAGCTTCGACAAATCTAGACATCGTATCTAAGGGAAGGGGCTGGATAAAAAGGTATATACTAAAGGATCCTAAGGAACAAAATGACATTAAACTCACAATAGATTTGTCCATATTCACTCCTAGAGAATTATCAGAATTCATTATGTCTCTAAAATACGGAGAAGCTTCCTATAACACCTTGCAACTAAATTTCCTAGAGCAAGTGCTAGCAAATCACGATAGTAAGGAATACAATACCCTTCTAGGAACTGCAATAGGAATTGAGAACCTAAGAAATGAGATCCTTACTATGGCTCAAAATAAAGATATAGGAATAACAACAAGCACGGCCAGAGGAATTGCGAGTGCACTAGAAATATTCAAAAACAAGGTGATTAGCAGACTACAACTTGTCAACTCTTCTGCATCTTTAACTGAAAATACACTAGAAGTGATTTGGAGGAATAGAGGTTTAGCAATAATAGACTTCTCTGCTGAGGGTTCACCGGGTATAGACGTCCTTACAAAACAGCTTATCGTGAGTTACATAACCAGATTGATCTTCAATTATCTCACAAAATCCAAATATAACGGCAATCAAAGGTTCTTGGGATTTGTAATAGAAGAGGCACAAAACTACATACCTTCTGTTGATTATCCAGTAAACGCCAACTTGACAAAAGACGTATTAGTAACATTGGCAACCCAAGGAAGAAAATTTGGGGCTTCTTTAATTCTCGTAAGTCAAAGACCGGCATTTATAGATAAATACGTATTGTCGATGATTAACACCTTCTTCTTTCATAGAATATATCACGAAGATGTAAGATATGTGATGTCTGCTTCGGGAGGTTTACCAGAATCGTTGACTAGGAATTTGACATCATTAGAGACTGGACACATAATAATAAGTGGGCTTATGTCAATAATGAAAAGTCCAGCATTGGTAAGAATACCGTGGGATGCTAGGTTGGGATCATACGCTGGAAACGTGGAAAGAATTGATTTAATTTTAAGCGAAGGGTGA
- a CDS encoding DUF5591 domain-containing protein: MSSACERLYEYLKPDFTRISKKDNTDDLFRHPVVMRWHHYFLENWNSDKEIGLLLPCTVVKPYSLSPTHKIAYATLNKYNLEEKVQVYSVSEPMLLVPKELEECYPFNNYDYPPRLMSKEEKEEFIMLLTKPLIKVSMLHKRLIGILPRHHYEIVKRAAEISNLKVTIYPYGRLAFKTIANVITSISS; this comes from the coding sequence ATGAGCTCTGCATGCGAGCGACTATATGAATATCTAAAGCCTGATTTTACTAGAATATCTAAAAAAGATAATACGGATGATTTATTCAGACACCCGGTAGTAATGAGATGGCATCATTATTTCCTGGAAAATTGGAATTCGGACAAGGAAATTGGATTGCTATTGCCTTGTACAGTAGTTAAGCCTTATTCATTATCACCAACCCACAAAATAGCCTATGCTACATTAAACAAATATAATTTAGAAGAAAAAGTGCAAGTCTATTCAGTATCGGAACCAATGCTTTTAGTGCCTAAAGAATTAGAGGAATGCTATCCCTTTAATAATTACGATTACCCGCCGAGACTTATGAGTAAAGAGGAGAAAGAAGAGTTTATAATGTTATTAACGAAACCCCTCATAAAAGTAAGTATGTTACACAAGAGATTAATAGGTATACTACCTAGGCATCACTACGAAATAGTCAAAAGGGCAGCTGAAATCTCAAATTTAAAAGTAACAATTTACCCATATGGTAGATTAGCCTTCAAAACCATAGCTAATGTGATAACAAGCATTTCATCATAA
- a CDS encoding tRNA guanosine transglycosylase family protein, whose product MKIILGIPDLKIPVWTFKQPLMVNQLNWNNLSWENETWVDSGGYQIMVKGIKVEIEKVVEKYKILDATQYMSLDIPSNPCHKPSELNYKYFEYLYGVFDKKIVPVIHAYDVESIKKSIDFYSKYTDLVAFGGIIPPTLNKSGNKKLAVTIYHLVRKLWKGKIHVLGAGSPFMRKVYFNANSVDTSTYRIKGIHGMVIIPGKGERYVGERKIVWGTRRASEEELENLLSFLDRTNYPFPIRLDNWVDRSLINAWVLLNSEYEINNPLIEYSKKLDSFPEDEIEEEVNELCMRATI is encoded by the coding sequence ATGAAGATAATACTAGGTATACCTGACTTGAAAATCCCAGTTTGGACGTTTAAACAACCATTAATGGTTAACCAATTAAACTGGAATAATCTATCTTGGGAAAATGAGACATGGGTAGACTCTGGAGGATATCAAATAATGGTAAAAGGTATAAAGGTTGAAATAGAAAAAGTGGTTGAGAAATATAAAATTTTAGATGCTACACAATACATGAGCCTCGATATACCGTCAAACCCTTGTCATAAACCTTCAGAATTAAATTACAAATACTTCGAGTATCTGTACGGGGTTTTTGATAAGAAAATAGTACCAGTTATACACGCTTATGATGTAGAATCAATAAAGAAGTCCATAGACTTCTATTCCAAATATACTGATCTAGTGGCATTCGGTGGAATTATACCTCCTACCCTCAATAAAAGTGGAAACAAAAAACTCGCAGTTACAATATATCATCTAGTGAGAAAATTATGGAAAGGAAAAATTCACGTATTGGGAGCTGGATCACCATTCATGAGAAAAGTCTACTTTAACGCTAATAGTGTAGATACCTCAACCTATAGAATCAAGGGAATACATGGCATGGTGATTATACCCGGCAAAGGAGAAAGATACGTTGGTGAAAGAAAAATAGTTTGGGGCACTAGGAGAGCGAGTGAAGAGGAATTAGAGAATTTATTATCATTCTTAGATAGGACAAACTATCCGTTTCCAATCAGACTTGATAATTGGGTAGATAGAAGTCTAATTAATGCTTGGGTACTCTTAAATTCAGAATATGAGATTAACAATCCATTAATAGAGTATTCTAAAAAGCTAGATAGTTTCCCAGAAGATGAGATAGAGGAAGAGGTAAATGAGCTCTGCATGCGAGCGACTATATGA
- a CDS encoding thioredoxin domain-containing protein yields the protein MNERLRNSQSGYLRKAVNHPINWYTWSNEIFEIAKREDKPILIDVGAAWCHWCNVMDEDTYSNPEIVKIVNENFIPVKVDRDEMPDLDRLLQNAAMAITGESGWPLTIFMTPEGKVFFGGTYFPPEDKYGRIGFKKLLLEILRIWREDRNQIFSSSIDPNMLIARNSGGVLSSSVLDDAFSYITSYFDIEYGGLGFGAKFPHPFVDLLFLNYSATRGDDLGKKLGLFTLRKMYYGGIFDQVGGGFHRYTVDREWKLPHFEKLLIDNAELIYDYFTYYTATNDIEILDALRNSVDFVLRELYMDGKGFANSLDADSEGMEGKYYTWTEDELKGALGNDYGIAIRVFDLKNTVEVEGRKVLLRTTELRELSKVTGLQVNEIIEKVSEIRAKLLTYREQNRKMPYRDDSTYTYPNAKLTESILFSSLILNKGIEEAKLVLSKLGKSVSRRLDGGKAGLPEDYAAALLASISAYEVLSEERYYDLAIELGRNIGDIKPNNFTDMPNESANSMYIRALFKLSLLSDEFKVDEGKIKPLIPSLTAENSQFIAGIVNTISSYINGMAHIVVVDEKDGLAERLHRTALLTYYPFKLVERVDDSRTDYVSSVIRAMIKYNAGKSRAYVCIGNTCSMPVSEEEKIKQLLKTKL from the coding sequence ATGAATGAGAGATTAAGGAATTCTCAAAGCGGTTATTTGAGGAAAGCGGTAAATCATCCAATAAATTGGTATACCTGGTCTAACGAAATATTTGAAATTGCGAAAAGGGAGGATAAGCCGATACTTATTGATGTAGGTGCTGCTTGGTGCCATTGGTGTAACGTCATGGATGAAGATACCTATTCAAACCCAGAAATAGTTAAGATAGTTAATGAAAATTTCATTCCAGTTAAGGTTGATCGAGATGAAATGCCCGATCTGGATAGACTTCTACAAAACGCAGCCATGGCCATAACAGGTGAGTCTGGGTGGCCTCTAACCATATTCATGACACCCGAGGGAAAGGTCTTCTTTGGTGGAACTTACTTTCCTCCAGAAGATAAGTATGGAAGAATAGGCTTTAAGAAATTATTGTTAGAGATTTTGAGAATATGGAGAGAAGACAGAAATCAAATATTCTCATCTTCAATAGACCCTAATATGCTAATTGCTAGGAATAGTGGTGGAGTTCTGAGTTCAAGTGTTCTAGATGACGCGTTTTCCTATATAACATCCTATTTTGACATTGAATATGGTGGATTAGGGTTTGGCGCTAAATTTCCCCATCCTTTTGTGGATTTACTATTCCTTAACTACAGTGCTACTAGGGGAGATGACTTAGGTAAAAAACTTGGTCTATTCACCTTAAGGAAAATGTATTATGGCGGGATTTTTGATCAAGTTGGTGGAGGATTTCATAGATATACTGTTGATAGAGAATGGAAGTTACCTCATTTTGAGAAACTACTTATAGATAATGCCGAATTGATTTACGATTATTTTACTTATTATACGGCAACTAATGACATAGAAATTCTCGATGCCTTAAGAAATTCAGTAGATTTTGTTTTAAGAGAACTATACATGGATGGGAAAGGTTTTGCTAATAGCTTAGATGCAGATAGTGAAGGTATGGAGGGTAAGTACTATACGTGGACTGAGGATGAGCTTAAAGGTGCGTTAGGAAATGATTACGGTATTGCGATAAGGGTATTCGACCTAAAGAATACTGTAGAAGTTGAGGGCAGGAAAGTTCTATTGAGAACAACTGAACTTAGGGAGCTATCTAAGGTAACTGGTTTACAAGTAAATGAGATAATAGAGAAGGTAAGTGAGATAAGGGCCAAACTATTGACGTATAGAGAGCAAAATAGGAAAATGCCATATAGAGATGATAGTACATACACTTATCCTAACGCAAAGCTTACTGAATCTATACTGTTTTCCTCATTAATTTTAAACAAGGGTATTGAGGAGGCTAAGCTTGTTCTGAGTAAGTTAGGAAAAAGCGTTAGCAGGAGGTTAGATGGTGGAAAAGCTGGATTACCAGAAGATTATGCTGCAGCACTTTTAGCAAGTATCTCCGCATACGAGGTATTAAGTGAAGAAAGGTATTATGATTTGGCAATTGAACTTGGTAGGAATATTGGAGATATTAAGCCTAATAATTTCACTGACATGCCTAATGAGTCTGCAAATTCAATGTATATTAGGGCATTATTCAAATTATCTCTATTATCTGATGAGTTTAAAGTTGATGAAGGGAAAATTAAACCTCTAATTCCCTCTCTAACTGCTGAAAATTCTCAATTTATTGCTGGGATAGTTAATACTATCTCGAGTTACATTAATGGTATGGCTCATATCGTAGTGGTTGATGAAAAGGACGGACTAGCTGAAAGATTGCATAGAACTGCGTTACTTACCTATTATCCCTTTAAATTAGTTGAAAGGGTAGATGACAGTAGAACTGATTACGTTAGTTCAGTAATAAGGGCTATGATAAAATATAATGCGGGAAAGAGTAGAGCATATGTTTGTATAGGCAATACGTGTAGTATGCCAGTAAGTGAAGAGGAAAAGATTAAACAATTACTTAAAACTAAGCTTTAA
- a CDS encoding SDR family NAD(P)-dependent oxidoreductase, which yields MGRLDNKKVAIIGVSEGLGYATAYFALKEGAQVCINSRNENKLKRMKETLSKYGNIHYVAGDVSSTDGARNVIDKCASLLNGIDHLVVTVGGYVEDTIDNFSGLEEMLTNQIKIPLYVINSSLRFLKEGSSVVLVSSMSGIGKASPDQLSYAVAKAGLAKEVEILASELLGRGIRVNGIAPTTISGEFEPERNWKKFRKLGDDMAPPEDFARIIIWLLTDESDWVDGVVIPAHGGARLK from the coding sequence ATGGGAAGGTTAGACAATAAGAAAGTAGCTATTATAGGTGTAAGCGAGGGTTTAGGTTACGCCACTGCCTATTTCGCATTAAAAGAGGGTGCACAAGTTTGCATAAATTCGAGGAATGAGAACAAGCTAAAGAGAATGAAAGAGACTCTAAGTAAGTATGGTAATATCCATTATGTAGCTGGTGACGTCTCTAGTACTGACGGTGCTAGGAATGTCATAGATAAGTGCGCATCTCTCCTTAACGGAATAGACCATTTAGTGGTTACTGTTGGTGGGTATGTTGAGGACACAATAGATAATTTTAGCGGATTAGAAGAGATGTTAACTAATCAAATAAAGATTCCTCTTTATGTGATCAATTCATCTCTAAGGTTTCTTAAGGAAGGCTCTAGTGTAGTCTTAGTATCATCAATGAGTGGTATTGGCAAGGCTTCTCCTGATCAATTATCTTATGCAGTAGCTAAAGCTGGCCTGGCTAAGGAGGTCGAGATTTTAGCCTCTGAATTATTAGGGAGGGGAATTAGGGTTAACGGTATTGCTCCAACTACCATAAGCGGAGAATTTGAACCTGAAAGAAATTGGAAAAAGTTTAGAAAATTGGGTGATGATATGGCACCTCCAGAGGATTTCGCTAGGATTATTATTTGGCTTTTAACTGATGAATCAGATTGGGTAGATGGTGTGGTAATACCAGCTCACGGTGGTGCAAGGCTAAAATAG
- a CDS encoding TenA family protein: protein MSIMSNVENLIESVGELWNRYVKHEFVLKMRDGSLPLDIFRYYLIQDGKYVEDMLRALLIASSKGPIDKVTKVLNLVFSTRDKGLEIHSKLYSELSISRDEIVKTRYNLINYAYTRHLYYYANLDWNKFLVAWTPCMFGYSIIGDYVVESPHQLYKTWASFYASNEYKKRVEAILDALNEVNITEGLLSIFVDSVRFEIGFWEASLRKDPTVY from the coding sequence GTGTCTATAATGAGTAATGTTGAAAATTTGATTGAAAGCGTAGGAGAATTATGGAATAGGTATGTTAAACACGAATTCGTACTTAAGATGAGAGATGGATCTCTTCCATTAGATATCTTTAGATATTACCTAATACAGGATGGAAAATACGTAGAGGACATGCTAAGGGCATTGCTGATTGCCTCAAGTAAAGGTCCTATTGATAAAGTTACTAAGGTACTTAATTTAGTTTTTTCCACTCGGGATAAGGGGTTAGAAATTCATAGTAAGCTTTATTCTGAGTTGAGTATTTCTAGAGATGAGATAGTTAAAACTAGATACAATCTAATAAATTACGCCTATACGAGACATCTATACTACTATGCTAATCTAGATTGGAATAAATTTTTGGTTGCATGGACTCCATGTATGTTTGGATACAGTATAATTGGTGATTATGTAGTTGAGTCCCCTCACCAGCTCTATAAAACGTGGGCCTCATTTTATGCTTCAAATGAATATAAGAAGAGAGTTGAGGCTATTCTTGATGCCTTAAACGAGGTAAATATTACTGAAGGTCTTCTAAGTATATTTGTAGATTCTGTAAGGTTCGAGATAGGCTTCTGGGAGGCCTCTTTAAGGAAAGACCCTACGGTGTACTAA
- the nucS gene encoding endonuclease NucS has product MYSVLLNPSNTEIYSFLTERIYRELVVIFATCKVNYKGRAESVASESPRLIILKPDGTVIIHESVKREPLNWQPPGTKIEIMNDYPLKIVAQRKRPKEVIEIDLKEVFYITSAEVKDGDFVIKGREIDIVNTIIQNPSMIEEGFIPLTREYNTPYGKIDLVGLDKKGNFVIIEVKRSKAQLSAVSQLYRYYLHIRETKEEKVRGILVAPDLTTHARELLQKLGLEFIRYDIQKYSGY; this is encoded by the coding sequence GTGTACTCGGTACTACTGAATCCTAGCAATACGGAAATTTATTCCTTCTTAACAGAGAGAATTTATAGAGAACTCGTAGTAATCTTCGCTACATGTAAGGTGAATTATAAGGGAAGAGCTGAATCAGTAGCCTCGGAATCTCCTAGGTTAATAATATTGAAACCGGATGGCACAGTGATAATACATGAAAGTGTGAAAAGGGAACCGTTAAACTGGCAACCACCAGGGACTAAAATAGAGATAATGAATGATTATCCATTGAAGATAGTAGCTCAAAGAAAAAGACCAAAAGAAGTAATAGAGATAGATTTGAAAGAAGTATTTTACATAACGTCAGCTGAAGTAAAGGATGGAGATTTCGTGATTAAAGGAAGAGAGATTGACATAGTAAATACTATTATTCAAAATCCCAGTATGATCGAAGAAGGATTTATCCCATTAACCAGAGAGTATAATACACCTTATGGGAAAATAGATCTGGTGGGGTTAGATAAAAAAGGTAATTTCGTAATAATTGAAGTAAAGAGAAGTAAAGCTCAACTGAGTGCAGTCTCACAATTATATAGATACTACTTACACATAAGAGAAACAAAAGAAGAAAAGGTAAGAGGGATACTCGTAGCACCGGATTTAACTACTCATGCAAGAGAACTATTACAAAAATTAGGTCTTGAGTTTATCAGATACGACATACAGAAGTATTCTGGTTACTGA
- a CDS encoding glycosyltransferase, translated as MEYYDLILYLLVFGADMLIILQTYNEIKMWKTVKGSFIGKVSIIVPIKGIDTGLERNIESLLSQDYPYPYEVIYVVDKGDEVENVLKKYNVKIVYSDFNCDSCSGKIRAQISGLLRASNDVIVFADSDTWYPRYWLRNLISPLDKYEATTTFSWPSPSRITLSNLIRAGFWTLGFESQSLQSSRFLWGGSMALRREFFDNEVLDELSKEWCDDCTLTRIIKRRGGKIGFVMSAIPLNVYDEDSLIRWSSRQIITILAYSPRGAKAYLVAGTFFTLILIYSLVYLNIITFTPYLLWIVKNVIRGAKYPKQALIASLMTIVAIPYALFLVVFNWNRREVYWRGKRYIVKPLREK; from the coding sequence ATGGAATATTATGATTTAATACTTTACCTTCTTGTATTTGGGGCTGACATGTTAATAATTCTGCAGACATATAACGAAATCAAAATGTGGAAGACAGTGAAAGGAAGCTTCATAGGTAAAGTATCAATAATAGTTCCAATAAAGGGCATAGATACTGGATTAGAAAGGAACATAGAGTCTTTGCTTTCGCAAGATTACCCATATCCTTATGAGGTAATATACGTTGTAGATAAGGGAGATGAGGTGGAAAATGTTCTAAAAAAGTACAACGTCAAGATCGTTTACTCAGATTTCAATTGTGATTCATGTAGTGGGAAAATTAGGGCCCAGATTTCAGGTCTTTTAAGGGCCTCTAATGATGTTATAGTTTTCGCAGATTCAGATACATGGTATCCTAGATATTGGCTTAGAAACTTAATTTCACCATTAGATAAATATGAAGCAACTACTACGTTTTCTTGGCCTTCCCCTTCTAGAATCACCTTAAGCAATCTTATAAGAGCTGGATTTTGGACCTTAGGTTTTGAATCTCAATCACTTCAGAGCTCTAGATTTTTATGGGGAGGTTCAATGGCGCTAAGAAGGGAATTCTTTGATAATGAAGTTCTAGACGAGCTTTCTAAAGAATGGTGTGACGATTGCACATTGACTAGGATAATTAAGAGAAGAGGTGGTAAAATAGGTTTCGTTATGAGCGCAATTCCCCTTAATGTTTATGACGAGGATAGTCTCATAAGATGGTCATCTCGACAGATAATTACTATTTTAGCTTACTCGCCTAGAGGAGCAAAGGCGTATTTGGTAGCAGGAACGTTTTTCACTTTAATTCTAATTTACTCTCTCGTTTATCTCAATATAATTACCTTTACCCCCTATTTACTATGGATAGTTAAGAATGTAATTAGAGGAGCGAAATATCCTAAACAAGCGCTAATTGCGTCACTTATGACTATAGTAGCAATACCTTATGCGTTATTTCTTGTGGTGTTTAACTGGAATAGGAGAGAGGTCTATTGGAGGGGTAAAAGATATATAGTAAAACCTTTAAGGGAGAAGTGA
- a CDS encoding radical SAM/SPASM domain-containing protein: protein MLWLVMTTGKCNLKCDYCGGSFPANVVPYGVKYDINLLKRLVENDMESTIIFYGGEPLLNYKFIMTVLDNVRAKRYGIQTNGIAVRLLPEKYWRKINVALLSIDGREETTDKHRGKGIYKAVLRSAKYLKDLGVETIARMAVTQDTDIFADVMHLIDLGLFDKVHWQLDVIWSEEWDFKSWSFSYLHGIKRLTEYFLSELRKGRVVKIIPILGVISAHFFEGYKGSPCGAGYSSVTVTPDGRILSCPIAVREKWAELGNVNLGYRLLEDPLPDDCKRCEFKRYCGGRCLYAQKERYWGEEGFKVVDEVNKEYLRTVLSIIPEIEKLIRDGNIRLSDLYYNPLLDSTEIIP from the coding sequence ATGCTATGGCTTGTAATGACTACGGGAAAATGTAACCTTAAATGTGATTATTGTGGAGGTTCTTTTCCGGCTAATGTTGTACCTTATGGTGTTAAATATGATATCAATTTACTTAAAAGACTGGTAGAGAATGACATGGAGTCCACAATAATATTCTACGGTGGGGAGCCATTGCTTAATTACAAATTTATAATGACCGTTTTAGATAACGTAAGAGCTAAGAGATATGGCATACAAACTAATGGTATTGCAGTAAGACTTCTTCCTGAAAAATATTGGAGAAAAATTAATGTTGCGTTGTTATCTATAGATGGTAGAGAGGAAACTACTGACAAACATAGGGGTAAGGGTATTTATAAAGCGGTTTTGCGATCAGCGAAATACCTTAAGGATCTAGGCGTTGAAACTATAGCTAGAATGGCAGTTACACAAGATACTGACATCTTTGCTGATGTCATGCATTTAATAGATTTAGGTTTATTTGATAAGGTACATTGGCAATTAGATGTAATATGGAGTGAGGAATGGGATTTTAAAAGTTGGTCTTTTTCGTACTTGCATGGGATAAAACGGCTGACTGAGTATTTCCTTTCAGAACTAAGGAAGGGAAGGGTTGTTAAAATAATACCCATATTAGGTGTAATTAGTGCTCATTTCTTTGAGGGGTATAAGGGTTCTCCATGTGGTGCAGGATATTCCTCAGTTACAGTTACTCCAGATGGGAGAATACTTTCTTGTCCAATAGCGGTAAGGGAAAAATGGGCTGAATTGGGTAACGTAAATTTAGGGTATAGGCTCTTAGAGGATCCATTACCAGATGATTGCAAGAGATGCGAGTTTAAACGATATTGTGGTGGGAGATGCTTATATGCACAAAAGGAAAGATACTGGGGTGAGGAGGGATTTAAAGTTGTTGATGAAGTTAACAAGGAATATCTTCGTACGGTACTCTCAATAATACCAGAAATTGAAAAGCTTATCAGAGATGGCAATATAAGACTTAGTGATTTGTATTATAATCCGTTACTTGATTCAACTGAGATCATACCTTAA
- the cobT gene encoding nicotinate mononucleotide-dependent phosphoribosyltransferase CobT, protein MIKEYYGAETFTLNKDFAYILVIGTTDVSLVPGLTIAGATPELTHFTPAADAEYVLLGKCKSINTIPVSPTGIPTPALLTRASLSFINPLKVVVNAGSRILPKIPYIDLQGEPGKDIRKQALSMEKVNSIIENGIKLGEELSNEYELIMIGESIPAGTTTAMATLLALGYDAMDKVSSASPDNPKELKRKVVEEALRNLPTDPLQRLAKVSDPVLLGVAGISLGFKGKILLAGGTQMTAAAAIVNEFDKNKLKDITIGTTKWIVEDKFADMLSLAKQVGVKVLASMLDLSISAYEGIRAYEKGYVKEGVGAGGSTIMALVRGVSNNTLVRKIDELYGELVGSNNLHI, encoded by the coding sequence ATGATTAAGGAATATTATGGAGCGGAAACTTTCACCCTAAATAAAGACTTCGCCTACATATTGGTAATAGGAACTACTGACGTCAGTTTAGTCCCAGGATTAACCATAGCTGGGGCAACTCCAGAGTTAACTCACTTTACTCCTGCCGCTGACGCCGAATACGTACTTCTAGGTAAATGTAAAAGTATAAATACTATTCCAGTTAGTCCCACTGGAATACCAACTCCTGCTTTGTTAACAAGAGCGTCACTATCCTTCATAAACCCTTTAAAAGTTGTAGTAAATGCAGGCAGTAGAATACTCCCCAAGATTCCATATATAGATCTTCAAGGTGAGCCCGGAAAAGATATCAGGAAACAAGCGCTCTCCATGGAAAAAGTTAATAGCATAATAGAGAACGGTATCAAATTAGGCGAAGAATTATCTAACGAATATGAACTTATTATGATAGGAGAATCGATACCAGCGGGTACAACCACGGCCATGGCTACTCTTTTGGCATTAGGTTATGATGCTATGGATAAAGTGAGTTCTGCGTCTCCTGATAATCCGAAGGAATTAAAAAGAAAAGTTGTTGAAGAAGCTTTGAGGAATTTGCCAACAGATCCCTTACAAAGATTAGCTAAAGTTTCGGATCCCGTCCTATTGGGCGTAGCTGGAATATCTTTAGGATTTAAAGGAAAGATTTTACTAGCTGGAGGAACTCAAATGACAGCTGCAGCTGCTATAGTAAATGAATTCGATAAGAATAAGTTAAAGGATATTACAATTGGTACCACAAAGTGGATAGTAGAAGATAAGTTTGCAGACATGTTAAGTTTAGCAAAACAAGTAGGAGTTAAAGTATTAGCAAGCATGTTAGATCTTTCCATTTCCGCATATGAAGGGATAAGAGCGTATGAAAAAGGTTATGTAAAGGAGGGAGTAGGAGCTGGGGGATCAACAATAATGGCCCTCGTGAGAGGAGTTAGTAATAATACGTTAGTGAGAAAAATTGACGAGTTATATGGTGAATTAGTAGGAAGTAATAATTTACATATCTAG